Proteins co-encoded in one Gemmatimonadota bacterium genomic window:
- a CDS encoding lipoate--protein ligase family protein, whose product MSRDHALAGLVEAGTGVLRFYRWIRPTISFGRNEPSEGLFDTEAAVRAGYDFVRRPTGGRAVLHDEELTYSAIVPVRALGGARKTCSLFGEALASGLRSLGAPAELVPDGGSVPPLTAGPCFAAPGPGEIVAEGRKLVGSAQARIGGALLQHGSIPIAGDQNALPFALGRRALEGVGHTTLRTLIGEIDPGEAASALTRSFREKLGGSWCEGRFSQVELKRAGELRQGRYGSSAWTWRR is encoded by the coding sequence ATGTCTCGGGACCACGCGCTCGCCGGCCTGGTGGAGGCGGGCACCGGGGTTCTGCGCTTCTACCGCTGGATTCGTCCGACGATCTCCTTCGGCAGGAATGAACCTTCCGAAGGGCTCTTCGACACCGAAGCGGCGGTTCGCGCCGGTTACGACTTCGTCCGTCGCCCAACTGGCGGCAGGGCGGTTCTCCACGACGAGGAGCTCACCTACTCCGCGATCGTCCCGGTCCGCGCCCTGGGAGGCGCCCGGAAGACCTGCTCCCTCTTCGGGGAGGCGCTCGCGTCGGGACTGCGTTCGCTCGGCGCGCCGGCGGAGCTCGTACCGGACGGCGGTTCCGTTCCTCCTCTCACCGCCGGACCGTGCTTCGCGGCTCCGGGGCCGGGCGAAATCGTGGCGGAGGGGCGCAAGCTGGTCGGGAGCGCCCAGGCCCGTATAGGCGGGGCCCTGCTCCAGCACGGCTCCATACCGATCGCCGGAGACCAGAACGCGCTGCCCTTCGCGCTCGGGCGCCGGGCCTTGGAGGGCGTGGGTCACACCACCCTGCGAACGCTGATCGGCGAGATCGATCCCGGGGAGGCCGCCTCCGCGCTGACCCGTTCTTTTCGAGAGAAGCTGGGAGGAAGCTGGTGCGAAGGACGATTCTCGCAAGTCGAGCTGAAACGAGCCGGGGAGCTTCGGCAGGGGCGTTACGGATCGTCGGCCTGGACCTGGAGGAGGTAG
- a CDS encoding MotA/TolQ/ExbB proton channel family protein, with the protein MAIQLYALLTQIPGMEPPEMTLTETLIDLWKTTGFMAYPLAFCLLLGIVVIVIKFVILTNKSIKTKKVLLEVDELLTQRDISAALELTRDSDAPAANILYAGLERHDEGTERVAKAIENQGLLEMSKMEKGLVVLATLTNVAPLLGFLGTVIGMIEAFQSIENAGEVEAQLVAGGIKIALQTTAAGLMIAIPVSIGHNYFVSRVDALVIEMEEAAQKLVDTLYNTGS; encoded by the coding sequence TTGGCGATTCAACTCTACGCTCTTCTGACGCAGATACCCGGGATGGAGCCCCCCGAGATGACGCTGACGGAGACCCTCATAGATCTCTGGAAAACCACAGGCTTCATGGCCTATCCGCTGGCGTTCTGCCTGCTGCTCGGCATCGTGGTGATCGTCATCAAGTTCGTGATTCTGACGAACAAGAGCATCAAGACCAAGAAGGTCCTCCTGGAGGTCGACGAGCTTCTGACACAGCGAGACATCTCCGCCGCTCTCGAGCTCACCCGCGACAGCGACGCGCCCGCCGCCAACATCCTCTACGCCGGTCTCGAGCGTCACGACGAGGGGACCGAGAGAGTGGCCAAGGCTATTGAAAACCAGGGCCTGCTCGAGATGAGCAAGATGGAGAAGGGGCTTGTGGTGCTGGCGACGCTTACCAACGTCGCGCCGCTCCTGGGCTTCCTGGGAACGGTCATCGGCATGATCGAAGCCTTCCAGTCGATCGAGAACGCAGGAGAGGTCGAGGCGCAGCTGGTGGCGGGCGGCATCAAGATCGCCCTGCAGACCACGGCGGCCGGCCTCATGATCGCGATTCCGGTCTCTATCGGCCACAACTACTTCGTCTCGAGGGTCGACGCCCTCGTCATCGAGATGGAGGAGGCGGCCCAGAAGCTGGTCGACACGCTGTACAACACCGGCAGCTGA
- the gcvP gene encoding aminomethyl-transferring glycine dehydrogenase, with amino-acid sequence MARLDQPADFVARHIGPSEKEIAEMLATVGAASLEELTAQTVPAAIAFEGPLELPEAVAESEVIERLERLKNLNDGHRSFIGMGYSDTVMPGVIRRNILENPGWYTQYTPYQAEIAQGRLEALLNFQTAVIDLTGLPVANASLLDEATAAAEAMALAYGQARNANTFFVSELAHPQTLAVLRTRAEPLGIRVVVGDHATFVPNEDTFGVMVQYPATDGQVIDYRAFVEQARSAGALIAVATDLLALTLLTPPGEWGADIAFGNSQRFGVPMGFGGPHAAFFSVTEKLKRKVPGRIIGVSVDRDSRVALRMALQTREQHIRRERATSNICTAQVLLAVLAGAYAVYHGPDGLTRIATRVRALTAALARGLTELGHEILTEHFFDTIRVRPAGDAKKVLADARMNRINLRDFGDGTLGVSLDEAATAEDVEGLLAVFEVEESGRPVRELPPNSQGADEASPLPDWARRSSEFLTHETFHSYRSETEMLRYLHRLESRDLSLNVSMIPLGSCTMKLNATTQMEAVTWREFSRVHPCAPRDQVKGYLDLFSELEAWLAEITGFAATSLQPNSGAQGEYTGLLCIRAYHRDRGDAARDVCLIPASAHGTNPASAVMAGMRVKVVKSRSDGTIDLDDLDAKAREHRDELAAIMVTYPSTHGVFEEGIRDVCRITHEHGGLVYLDGANLNAQVGLARPGDYGADVCHINLHKTFAIPHGGGGPGMGPICVNEKLAPFLPGHPVHDVGGEAAIGPVSGAAWGSAGILPISWSYIALLGASGARRASQVAILSANYMADRLAEHYGILYRGEHGRVAHEFILDLRPLKKTTGVTAEDVAKRLMDYGFHAPTVSFPVIGTLMIEPTESESKAELDRFVEALLSIREEMREIEEGRWPVDDNPLRNAPHTAEALTADEWSRPYSRRAAAYPTAATKSFKFWPAVSRVDNAFGDRYLQCSCPSLDHFDQS; translated from the coding sequence ATGGCCCGCCTGGATCAGCCCGCCGACTTCGTTGCCAGGCATATCGGTCCTTCGGAGAAAGAGATCGCCGAGATGCTCGCCACGGTGGGCGCCGCATCCCTGGAGGAGCTAACCGCCCAGACCGTGCCGGCGGCGATCGCGTTCGAGGGTCCCCTCGAGCTCCCCGAGGCGGTTGCGGAGTCCGAGGTGATCGAACGCCTCGAACGCTTGAAAAACCTGAACGACGGCCATCGCTCCTTCATCGGGATGGGCTACAGCGACACCGTCATGCCGGGCGTTATCAGGCGTAACATCCTCGAGAACCCCGGCTGGTATACGCAGTACACGCCCTATCAGGCCGAAATCGCGCAGGGCAGGCTGGAGGCGCTCCTCAACTTCCAGACCGCCGTGATCGACCTGACCGGCCTCCCGGTGGCGAACGCGTCGCTGCTCGATGAGGCGACGGCCGCGGCGGAGGCGATGGCTCTCGCATACGGCCAGGCCCGCAACGCGAACACCTTCTTCGTTTCCGAGCTCGCGCATCCGCAGACCTTGGCCGTGCTCCGCACTCGTGCCGAACCTCTCGGCATCCGGGTGGTGGTGGGAGACCACGCCACCTTCGTTCCGAACGAGGACACCTTCGGCGTAATGGTGCAGTATCCGGCCACCGACGGGCAGGTGATCGACTACCGCGCCTTCGTCGAGCAAGCGCGTTCCGCCGGCGCCCTGATAGCGGTGGCCACCGATCTTCTCGCCCTGACTCTCCTGACGCCCCCGGGGGAATGGGGCGCCGACATCGCCTTCGGCAACAGCCAGCGTTTCGGGGTCCCGATGGGCTTCGGAGGGCCGCACGCGGCGTTCTTCTCAGTTACGGAGAAGCTCAAGCGCAAGGTGCCGGGCAGGATCATCGGCGTCTCGGTGGACCGGGATTCGAGAGTGGCGCTGCGCATGGCTCTCCAGACCCGCGAACAGCACATCCGGCGAGAGCGAGCGACCTCCAACATCTGTACGGCACAGGTGCTCCTGGCGGTTCTCGCAGGGGCCTACGCGGTCTACCACGGTCCCGACGGGCTGACTCGGATCGCCACGCGGGTACGGGCCCTGACGGCGGCTCTTGCTCGCGGCCTGACCGAGCTGGGGCACGAGATTCTGACCGAACATTTTTTCGACACGATCCGGGTCCGGCCGGCAGGCGACGCGAAAAAGGTGCTGGCGGACGCGAGGATGAACCGAATCAATCTGCGCGACTTCGGGGACGGCACTCTAGGCGTATCGCTCGACGAGGCCGCGACGGCGGAAGACGTCGAAGGCCTGCTCGCCGTCTTCGAGGTGGAAGAGAGCGGACGGCCCGTCCGAGAGCTGCCCCCGAATTCCCAGGGGGCGGACGAAGCTTCTCCGCTGCCGGACTGGGCACGACGATCAAGCGAGTTTCTCACGCACGAGACCTTCCACTCCTACCGTTCCGAGACCGAGATGCTTCGGTATCTGCATCGTCTCGAGTCGCGCGACCTCTCGCTGAACGTGAGCATGATTCCGCTGGGCTCATGCACCATGAAGCTCAACGCCACCACGCAGATGGAGGCGGTGACCTGGCGCGAGTTCTCTAGGGTCCACCCCTGCGCTCCCCGCGATCAGGTCAAGGGCTACCTCGACCTCTTCTCCGAATTGGAGGCGTGGCTCGCCGAGATCACCGGATTCGCGGCCACGTCGCTCCAACCCAACTCCGGGGCCCAGGGGGAGTACACCGGGCTGCTCTGCATCCGAGCCTACCACCGGGACCGCGGCGATGCCGCTCGCGACGTCTGCCTGATACCGGCTTCGGCTCACGGTACCAACCCGGCGAGCGCGGTGATGGCGGGCATGAGGGTCAAGGTCGTGAAGAGCCGGTCCGACGGCACCATCGACCTCGACGACCTGGATGCCAAGGCCCGCGAGCACCGGGACGAGCTCGCGGCGATCATGGTGACCTACCCGTCCACGCACGGCGTCTTCGAAGAAGGGATCCGCGACGTGTGCCGCATCACCCACGAGCACGGCGGCCTGGTCTATCTCGACGGCGCCAACCTCAACGCGCAGGTAGGGCTCGCGCGGCCGGGCGACTACGGCGCCGACGTCTGCCACATCAACCTGCACAAGACCTTCGCCATCCCGCACGGCGGCGGCGGACCCGGCATGGGACCGATCTGCGTCAACGAGAAACTGGCTCCTTTCCTGCCCGGCCATCCTGTTCACGACGTTGGCGGCGAGGCGGCCATCGGCCCGGTCTCGGGCGCGGCGTGGGGAAGCGCCGGCATTCTCCCGATCTCGTGGTCCTACATCGCGCTGCTGGGTGCCTCGGGCGCCAGAAGGGCTTCGCAGGTGGCGATCCTGAGCGCCAATTACATGGCCGATCGTCTCGCCGAGCACTACGGGATTCTCTACCGCGGCGAGCACGGTCGGGTCGCCCACGAGTTCATCCTCGATCTGAGGCCCTTGAAGAAGACGACGGGGGTGACGGCGGAGGATGTCGCCAAGCGGCTCATGGACTACGGTTTTCACGCTCCCACGGTATCGTTCCCCGTAATAGGCACCCTCATGATCGAGCCGACCGAGAGCGAATCGAAGGCGGAACTCGATCGGTTCGTCGAGGCTCTGCTCTCGATACGGGAGGAGATGCGGGAGATCGAGGAGGGGCGCTGGCCCGTCGACGACAATCCGCTCAGGAACGCGCCCCATACGGCCGAGGCGTTGACCGCCGACGAGTGGTCCCGCCCGTACTCCCGCCGAGCGGCGGCCTATCCGACCGCGGCGACGAAGAGCTTCAAGTTCTGGCCCGCCGTCAGCCGCGTGGACAACGCCTTCGGCGACCGCTACCTCCAGTGCTCCTGCCCGTCGCTCGACCACTTCGACCAATCGTGA
- a CDS encoding single-stranded DNA-binding protein, protein MSRSVNRIALIGNVGRDPDVRTTKRGTKVAHLALATNRRNPAGAEGEERTDWHRLTLWDGRAQLAEDYIRTGDRIYVEGRLEYDSYERDGITIPTSEIHVRDIVLLGGGSTAA, encoded by the coding sequence ATGAGTCGATCTGTGAATCGCATCGCGCTGATCGGAAACGTCGGACGCGACCCGGATGTTCGCACCACCAAGCGCGGTACCAAGGTGGCGCACCTGGCACTCGCGACCAACCGCCGCAACCCGGCGGGCGCGGAAGGAGAGGAGCGCACCGACTGGCATAGGCTGACCCTGTGGGACGGAAGGGCGCAGCTCGCGGAGGACTACATCCGCACCGGAGACAGGATCTATGTGGAGGGAAGGTTGGAGTACGACTCCTACGAGAGAGACGGCATCACCATCCCCACCTCAGAGATCCACGTTCGCGACATCGTCCTGCTGGGCGGAGGGAGCACCGCCGCTTAA
- the polA gene encoding DNA polymerase I: MADAGGRSGGRPRLFLVDAYALVYRSYFAFARRPLTNSAGENTSAPFGFTGFLRDLLRDHDPEYVAVVFDAGVSFRDEIYPEYKATRDRMPDDLRASLGHVRAIVRGLSLAVVELEGYEADDVIGTLARKAVEAGIDSVIVSSDKDFLQLVAPGVKIMNPGRGGPGAVAAGLLDEEAAERKFGVAPAKIVDYLALVGDPSDNVPGAPGIGPKTAAKLLASYSGLDEIVARSEEIRPVRFARIVREHREQIRLSKELVTIKRDLDVELDLERLEVGEPDAAALYELFSRLEFLQLRDEFAEQARGGKKGSAAEPVAPTEIVTDPAEFQRIAVAVAEAGMVAIHTESADGRLVGLALAVEGAGPWYLPFGHLRPLALDAGLMDEEGPANLPQPGREPMAALRELLEGAGTEKVAHDIKRHALALDRAGVRLGGDWFDVSIASYLLEPGRRDREAHQLAHAEFGEKHATADGLRGRGKSRRSLAELAVSELAELCGGYARISLRLATRYRRRLAREGLTRLMTDLEMPLVPILMRMEKIGIGLDLDFFGEMRRRIVLDLEKLRNQVHLLAGGPFNMNSTPQLRRILFGEQGLPVLKKTKTGPSTDASVLEELAALGHELPQRMMEYRELEKLRSTYVEALPALVDSETGRLHTSFNQTVAATGRLSSSNPNLQNIPIRTEVGREIRHGFVADPGHVFLSADYSQIELRVLAHLSGDEAFSAAFREGIDIHRQTASVLFGVGLDGVTPAMRDRAKSVNFATLYGQGAFSLGRQLGIPRNEAQVFITAYFEKLSGIREYLDEQVERAMRDGFVETLMGRRRTVPELRSPNWHVREGGKRIALNTPIQGSAADLMKKAMIDVRRALDAAGTEAKILLQVHDELLLEAPEDAQDDVLALVVDTMENVAELRVPLVVDSGTGRDWYGCKG; this comes from the coding sequence ATGGCTGACGCCGGGGGCCGTTCGGGCGGTCGCCCGCGACTCTTCCTCGTCGATGCGTACGCGCTGGTTTACCGCTCGTACTTCGCCTTCGCCAGACGTCCGCTCACCAACTCGGCGGGCGAGAACACCTCGGCTCCCTTCGGGTTCACGGGCTTCCTGCGCGACCTTCTGCGCGACCACGACCCCGAGTACGTGGCCGTCGTCTTCGATGCCGGAGTCTCGTTTCGCGACGAGATCTATCCCGAATACAAGGCGACCCGAGACCGGATGCCGGACGACCTGCGGGCGAGCCTAGGGCATGTGCGGGCGATCGTCCGAGGGCTGAGTCTGGCGGTCGTGGAGCTGGAGGGATACGAGGCCGACGACGTCATCGGCACCCTCGCGCGCAAGGCGGTCGAGGCGGGCATCGACTCGGTGATCGTCTCCAGCGACAAGGATTTCCTCCAGCTCGTCGCCCCTGGGGTGAAGATCATGAATCCGGGCCGAGGCGGGCCGGGCGCGGTAGCCGCCGGGCTGCTCGACGAGGAAGCCGCCGAGCGCAAATTCGGAGTGGCTCCCGCCAAGATCGTCGACTACCTCGCTCTCGTCGGAGACCCGTCCGACAATGTCCCGGGCGCTCCCGGAATCGGGCCCAAGACCGCCGCCAAGCTTCTCGCCTCCTACTCGGGGCTCGACGAGATCGTCGCTCGATCCGAGGAGATCAGGCCCGTCCGTTTCGCTCGGATCGTCCGCGAGCACCGCGAACAGATCCGGCTCTCGAAGGAGTTGGTCACGATCAAGCGCGACCTCGACGTCGAACTGGACCTGGAACGCCTGGAGGTGGGCGAGCCCGACGCGGCGGCCCTCTACGAGCTCTTCTCCCGGCTCGAGTTTCTGCAGTTGAGGGACGAGTTCGCCGAGCAGGCGCGGGGCGGAAAGAAGGGGAGCGCCGCCGAGCCCGTCGCGCCGACCGAGATCGTGACCGATCCCGCCGAGTTTCAGCGGATCGCCGTCGCCGTCGCCGAGGCCGGTATGGTGGCGATCCACACCGAGAGCGCGGACGGGCGGCTCGTGGGGCTCGCCCTGGCCGTCGAAGGCGCCGGCCCGTGGTATCTGCCGTTCGGGCACCTCCGCCCGCTCGCGCTCGACGCCGGTCTTATGGACGAGGAAGGTCCGGCCAACCTGCCGCAGCCGGGCCGGGAGCCGATGGCGGCGTTGAGAGAGCTTCTGGAGGGCGCCGGGACCGAGAAGGTCGCACACGACATCAAGCGCCACGCCCTCGCGCTCGACCGGGCCGGTGTCCGGCTGGGCGGCGACTGGTTCGACGTCTCGATCGCTTCGTACCTCCTGGAACCCGGGAGGCGTGATCGGGAGGCGCATCAGCTCGCGCACGCCGAGTTCGGCGAGAAGCATGCCACTGCCGACGGACTGAGGGGACGCGGGAAGTCGCGCCGCTCGCTCGCGGAGCTGGCCGTATCCGAACTGGCCGAGCTCTGCGGCGGCTACGCTCGCATCTCGCTCCGTCTGGCGACCCGCTACCGGCGCCGGCTGGCCCGGGAAGGACTGACCCGGCTCATGACCGACCTGGAGATGCCGCTGGTACCGATACTGATGCGAATGGAGAAGATCGGAATCGGCCTCGACCTGGATTTCTTCGGCGAGATGCGCAGGCGGATCGTTCTCGACCTGGAGAAGCTTCGGAATCAGGTCCATCTGCTTGCCGGCGGGCCCTTCAACATGAATTCGACTCCCCAACTGCGTCGGATCCTCTTCGGGGAGCAGGGCCTGCCGGTGCTGAAGAAGACCAAGACCGGTCCGTCGACCGACGCTTCGGTCCTTGAGGAACTCGCAGCCCTGGGCCACGAGCTGCCGCAACGCATGATGGAGTACCGGGAGCTGGAGAAGCTGCGCTCGACCTACGTGGAGGCGCTTCCGGCCCTCGTCGACAGTGAGACCGGTAGGCTGCACACGTCCTTCAATCAGACCGTCGCCGCCACCGGTCGGCTCTCGTCGAGCAACCCGAACCTTCAGAACATCCCCATTCGCACCGAGGTGGGGCGGGAGATCCGCCACGGGTTCGTCGCCGACCCGGGCCATGTCTTCCTCTCGGCGGACTACTCGCAAATCGAGCTGCGCGTGCTGGCGCACCTCTCCGGTGACGAGGCGTTCTCAGCCGCCTTCCGCGAAGGGATCGACATCCACCGCCAGACCGCCTCCGTCCTCTTCGGCGTCGGACTCGACGGCGTGACGCCCGCGATGCGGGACCGGGCCAAATCGGTGAACTTCGCGACCCTGTACGGTCAGGGTGCGTTCTCGCTGGGACGTCAGCTCGGCATTCCCCGCAACGAGGCTCAGGTGTTCATCACCGCCTATTTCGAGAAGCTGAGCGGCATTCGCGAGTACCTGGACGAGCAGGTCGAACGGGCGATGCGCGACGGCTTCGTCGAGACCCTGATGGGGCGGCGCAGGACGGTTCCCGAACTGAGGTCGCCGAACTGGCACGTAAGGGAGGGGGGCAAGAGGATCGCCCTCAACACCCCCATTCAGGGGAGCGCCGCCGACCTGATGAAAAAGGCGATGATCGACGTCCGGAGAGCCCTGGACGCCGCCGGGACCGAGGCGAAGATCCTCCTCCAGGTCCACGACGAACTCCTGCTCGAGGCCCCGGAAGACGCGCAGGACGACGTGCTCGCCCTGGTCGTGGACACCATGGAGAACGTGGCCGAGCTGCGGGTGCCTCTGGTGGTTGACTCCGGGACGGGCCGCGACTGGTACGGCTGCAAGGGATAG